The genomic segment CGGGCAGGCATCGTATCTCTGGTAAGACGGCGGGTGCCGGCGGAAAGCGCGGACGTGATGCGGCCTTGCAGGGGAGTGCCGGTGCCCGAACCTCAATGAAAAGCCGGCAGGCCGCGCCGGCGTCCGGCCTTGCTCCTGCGAATCAGATTCTGGATGTGAGATTGCGGTTCTTGCGGACATGGAAAATCCCCGTGCGTGCTTTCTGCGATCAGAAGTAGCACGGGGATGCTGAAGGTCCGCGGGGTGCGGGTCCGCTGAAGGGACGCGAGGGTATTCTGATGCGGCCAGTCGTTACGCCCGTGTCATGGGCATGATGATATACTATATATATGATTAGTAATTGTCCAAGCCTGTTTTTTAAAAATCATTATTACTGCCATTCCTGGCTCTGATCTTTCGACGCTCCCCGGTTTCTTGCCCTGCACCTGCGGGGCGCGATCTACCCAGCCGGCATATCCTTGTGACACTCCCGCAAATCCGTTGACGCAACGGCCTCTTCCGCTTAGTTTTCCCATTATTTGCAATTCCGGAATCTCATTGCAAAAGTTCCATCCCCTCACCCCGCGGAGCCCCCGTGAACGTCATCTGCGTCTGCCTGGACACCTTTCGCGCCGACATCATCGGCCCGGGCAGGAAGTACAGTCACGCGCACACGCCCAATCTCGACGCCTTCCATGGCAGCGGCATCCGGTTCAACCGCGCCTTCGGCGAAGGACAGCCCACGCTGCAGGTCCGCCGCGCCCTGTTCACCGGGATGCGCAGCTTCCCGTGGCGGTACAACTTCGATCGGCGCGGCCACTGGCACCATGCGCCTGGCTGGCACAAGATCCCGCCGGAGCAGGACACGATCGCGGAGGTGCTGCTGGAACGGGGGTACCTGACGGCCCTCATCGCCGATACGTACCACATGTTCAAGCCCACCATGAACTTCTCCCGGGGTTTCGCTCACCTGGATTTCGTGCGGGGCCAGGAATCGGACAACTGGAAGAGCGGCGATCCCGCGCTGGTCGAGGCGCAGTTCGCCCGGCACGTGCGAGCGCCCGTGGACATGTCCCGGCACGCGGGCCTGGTCAACTACCTGCTGAACCAGCGCCACAGGAAGGACAAGGACGACTACCAGTGTGCACGGGTGTTCAACTCGGCCTGCGCGTGGCTTGCGGACAACCATACGGCGGGGCCCTTCTTCCTGTGGGTCGACAGCTTCGATCCCCACGAGCCCTGGGATCCACCGCCGGCGTACGCCGACCGGTACTTCGAACACGACGGCCTCGATTTCATCGTGCCCGGTCCCGCTTACGCGGTTGACGGCTCGGGTGGTCCAGGGGGATCAGACGGGTCAGGCGAGTCAGATCGACCAGGCAGTCCAGGCGGCCCAGGCCGACCATCGGAAGCGGAACTCCGGCGCATCGAGGCGCTGTACCTCGGGGAGGTCACCCTCGTGGACGAGTACGTGGGCCGGCTGCTGAACGCGGTGGCGGACCTGAACCTCCTCGATGAGACCATGATCGTGATCCTGTCGGATCACGGAACCCAGTTGCTGGACCAGGGGAGATTCGGCAAGGGGCCGGACGAATTGCATCCCTTCAATACCCGGCTCAACCTCATGATGCGCGTACCCGGCGGACCGACGGACGTTGACGTGGACGCCTTTGTGCAGAACCATGACCTCATGCCGACTTTGCTCGGTCGGCTCGGGGTCCGGGCGGACTGGACG from the Gemmatimonadota bacterium genome contains:
- a CDS encoding sulfatase, giving the protein MNVICVCLDTFRADIIGPGRKYSHAHTPNLDAFHGSGIRFNRAFGEGQPTLQVRRALFTGMRSFPWRYNFDRRGHWHHAPGWHKIPPEQDTIAEVLLERGYLTALIADTYHMFKPTMNFSRGFAHLDFVRGQESDNWKSGDPALVEAQFARHVRAPVDMSRHAGLVNYLLNQRHRKDKDDYQCARVFNSACAWLADNHTAGPFFLWVDSFDPHEPWDPPPAYADRYFEHDGLDFIVPGPAYAVDGSGGPGGSDGSGESDRPGSPGGPGRPSEAELRRIEALYLGEVTLVDEYVGRLLNAVADLNLLDETMIVILSDHGTQLLDQGRFGKGPDELHPFNTRLNLMMRVPGGPTDVDVDAFVQNHDLMPTLLGRLGVRADWTDGEDLWPLVTGEKATVRDRIVTGWASFVTGNAVGRASVRDDRWNFCTSVGYEDEAGDELFDLERDPEERQNVAGSHLDIVSARRGDVEAVLGQPLPGRMVEVCDPAPAPMTHWLEQRLRKGQD